In Nostoc sp. CENA543, a single genomic region encodes these proteins:
- a CDS encoding SDR family oxidoreductase codes for MTQLSQTVILITGASGGFGQELTKQLLAAGSRLILTDIDETVLRQRVTEIQQQVKTGEVLACLAADLSTSAGCETLYHQVKTLNIPVEILINNAGIGLFGRMDEVPQDKWERLMQVNLLSPMRLSALFAADMITRRQGHIVNISSLAGWSAINGLAHYSASKFGLRGFSEGLYQELKDYNVKVTAVYPFFSRTPILESERFGTLAKQFQGFPEDLVTDPADVMRATIQGIICNQLHVFPDKTAKTVHLLKRYFPRLLDWVNAGFGRRLKSGDSK; via the coding sequence ATGACCCAACTATCCCAGACAGTTATTCTCATCACTGGTGCATCCGGTGGATTTGGACAGGAACTAACTAAACAATTGTTAGCAGCCGGTAGCCGACTAATTTTGACAGACATAGATGAAACTGTCTTGCGTCAACGCGTCACAGAAATTCAACAACAAGTCAAAACTGGTGAAGTGTTAGCTTGTCTTGCGGCTGATTTATCTACATCCGCCGGATGTGAAACCCTTTATCATCAAGTCAAAACCTTAAATATCCCCGTTGAAATTCTCATTAATAATGCTGGCATTGGCTTATTTGGTCGCATGGATGAAGTCCCCCAAGATAAATGGGAACGTCTCATGCAGGTAAATCTCCTCTCTCCCATGCGCTTAAGTGCCTTATTTGCAGCTGACATGATTACTCGCCGCCAAGGCCACATCGTTAATATTTCCTCCTTAGCTGGTTGGTCAGCAATTAACGGTTTAGCTCATTATTCCGCCAGCAAATTTGGCTTGCGTGGATTTAGTGAAGGACTATACCAAGAACTCAAAGACTACAATGTGAAAGTAACAGCAGTTTATCCTTTCTTTAGTCGTACCCCCATTCTGGAGTCAGAACGTTTCGGCACTCTCGCCAAACAATTTCAGGGATTTCCAGAAGATTTGGTGACAGACCCCGCCGATGTGATGCGTGCCACAATTCAAGGGATTATTTGCAATCAACTGCACGTATTTCCAGATAAAACGGCTAAAACTGTACATCTGCTGAAAAGATATTTCCCTCGGTTACTCGACTGGGTAAATGCTGGGTTTGGTAGGAGGTTAAAAAGTGGTGACAGTAAGTAA